The following coding sequences are from one Treponema sp. J25 window:
- a CDS encoding ankyrin repeat domain-containing protein: MIGLVVLTHGGHAQNLKDDLVNNDLEGLKSKVALLSPNFKDFPYVAYYLKNAKEYQQRMLDYLLSMGATPDQTDEDGVGPLYYAIADGNLEAVNTLIAAKANVNAGWTKPQNVSWDYDFEIEKDRIKELPLFDLKKVAVSYDGRGKITLRPLAVALYCKNTDIVPVLLKAGADPLATLYQIKDEKRSTAAKPVYTYVNTIFDHVAGYFATYQKDFQKVTPTFFANAVAVWKTVEALPADRRPTLEPQLKKNLFAYFASGAMKEFKEELTKTGSNTLEFLPYAVLAGNWDIVELILKYNGLEIDDLIDDPTSNRKQPLLEWTIQNLHADAARLVLEHGARLPKEMEVYFKGDWGMTSWDKLPPLVWATWQGKQELVKVLLQYGADPNDGVPLSYAHPFPVIRQLLLDAGADPKVRIRRGSVTGNLVWDAAWDNKPESVAFWLSYGLDPNGDGLTEPLVAAVWRSNPESVKLLLEKGAKSKIIITDKHLYLYDIPWEWALGNKPLLEYARALVNSADTPFERTRASQVLRLLEKASQ, from the coding sequence TTGATAGGCCTGGTAGTGCTTACCCACGGTGGCCATGCCCAGAACCTAAAGGACGATCTGGTGAACAATGACTTAGAGGGACTAAAGTCCAAAGTGGCTTTACTTTCTCCCAATTTCAAAGATTTTCCTTACGTGGCCTATTACCTTAAGAACGCCAAAGAATACCAGCAAAGGATGCTCGACTATCTTCTTTCCATGGGGGCAACTCCGGATCAAACGGACGAAGACGGTGTGGGTCCCCTGTACTATGCAATTGCAGATGGGAATCTGGAAGCGGTAAACACCCTTATTGCAGCTAAGGCAAACGTCAATGCAGGCTGGACCAAACCCCAAAATGTGTCCTGGGACTATGACTTTGAAATTGAAAAGGATAGGATAAAAGAATTACCTCTTTTTGATTTGAAAAAAGTAGCCGTTAGCTATGATGGAAGAGGAAAAATCACTTTACGCCCCCTGGCGGTGGCCCTGTATTGCAAGAATACCGATATTGTGCCGGTCCTGCTGAAAGCGGGGGCGGATCCGCTTGCCACCCTATACCAAATTAAAGACGAAAAGCGTTCCACCGCAGCTAAACCGGTCTATACCTACGTGAATACTATTTTTGACCATGTGGCGGGGTATTTCGCTACCTACCAAAAAGACTTTCAAAAGGTAACCCCTACATTCTTTGCCAACGCCGTGGCGGTGTGGAAAACCGTAGAGGCCCTCCCTGCGGACAGGCGTCCTACATTGGAGCCACAACTCAAGAAAAACCTCTTTGCCTATTTTGCCAGTGGCGCCATGAAAGAATTTAAAGAAGAACTCACTAAAACCGGATCTAACACCCTTGAATTTTTACCCTATGCCGTTCTGGCAGGCAACTGGGACATTGTAGAGCTGATCCTGAAATACAACGGCCTTGAGATCGACGATCTTATAGATGATCCTACAAGTAATCGAAAACAGCCCCTTCTCGAATGGACAATTCAGAACCTCCATGCCGATGCGGCACGACTGGTTCTTGAACATGGAGCGCGCCTTCCTAAAGAAATGGAGGTATATTTCAAAGGCGATTGGGGAATGACCTCATGGGATAAGCTTCCCCCCCTCGTGTGGGCTACCTGGCAGGGTAAACAGGAACTCGTTAAAGTCCTATTGCAGTATGGTGCTGATCCAAACGATGGGGTGCCCTTATCCTATGCCCATCCATTCCCCGTTATCCGACAGCTCTTGCTCGATGCAGGAGCAGATCCCAAGGTCCGCATACGTCGGGGCTCGGTTACGGGAAACCTGGTGTGGGATGCGGCATGGGATAACAAGCCCGAATCGGTAGCCTTTTGGCTTAGCTATGGGCTTGATCCAAATGGCGACGGCTTAACCGAACCACTCGTTGCCGCCGTTTGGAGGAGCAACCCCGAGTCGGTAAAGCTACTCTTAGAAAAGGGGGCAAAATCTAAAATTATTATTACGGACAAACACCTCTATTTGTATGACATCCCTTGGGAATGGGCGCTAGGGAACAAGCCGCTTCTTGAATATGCCAGGGCTCTCGTCAATTCGGCAGATACTCCTTTTGAAAGAACTCGCGCTTCCCAGGTCCTGAGACTTCTCGAAAAGGCATCACAATAA
- a CDS encoding glutamine synthetase III, which translates to MPETTFNGNSVPELFGSNCFSNAVMRERLPKNIYKEILAVQAGEKELTLEVADVVAAVMRDWALEKGATHYTHWFHPLTGLTAEKHDSFIAPTSDGKVLMEFSGKELIKGEPDASSFPSGGLRATFEARGYTAWDVTSPAFLKQDPTGTTLCIPTAFIGYYGHALDKKVPLLRSMDALSKQAMRILRALGNTTSKRVLTTVGPEQEYFLVDKKYFDERPDLLLTGRTLFGSMPAKGQEMEDHYFGAIKERVAAFMRELNIELWKVGVLAKTQHNEVAPNQFEIAPIFSTTNVAVDANQLVMETIKKVARRHGMEALLHEKPFAGVNGSGKHNNWSLGTDDGINLLDPGENPESNARFLLFAAAVIEAVDRYALLLRSSAATAGNDHRLGANEAPPAIISIYLGNALTEIFENIAEGKPLTGSSVKGKITLGVTSLPALPRDVSDRNRTSPFAFTGNKFEFRMVGSSQSIATPNTYLNVAVAQVLSEFADKLEKASDKHAAIQELVKESYSKHRRVVFNGNGYSEEWVREAERRGLPNVRATVDALPVLVQKETVDLFERHKVLSKEELESRYHIYLERYSKQINIEAGLMVEMSKRAIFPAATSYAAELARDAASLAALGAVSAPQEKRAKRIAELASELYDETEKLEKILAEAQDISDPFAQAKAYREKVFVQMANVRSKADALEKLVAKSAWPYPSYEELLFKL; encoded by the coding sequence ATGCCAGAGACAACCTTTAACGGGAATTCGGTACCGGAATTGTTTGGAAGTAATTGCTTTTCCAATGCGGTGATGCGGGAACGGCTTCCCAAGAACATCTACAAGGAAATTCTTGCGGTCCAAGCAGGAGAAAAGGAACTTACCCTGGAAGTGGCCGATGTGGTGGCCGCGGTGATGCGGGACTGGGCCCTGGAAAAGGGAGCAACCCACTATACCCACTGGTTCCACCCTTTAACGGGCCTTACGGCGGAAAAACATGATTCGTTTATTGCCCCCACTTCGGATGGAAAGGTTCTGATGGAATTTTCGGGCAAGGAACTTATCAAGGGAGAACCGGATGCGTCGAGTTTCCCCTCCGGGGGGTTACGGGCCACCTTTGAGGCCCGGGGCTATACCGCCTGGGATGTGACAAGCCCTGCTTTCTTAAAGCAAGATCCCACGGGGACAACCCTCTGTATCCCCACCGCTTTTATCGGGTACTACGGCCATGCCCTGGACAAGAAGGTTCCCCTTCTTCGTTCTATGGATGCCCTCAGTAAGCAGGCAATGCGGATTCTCCGGGCTCTGGGGAATACCACTTCCAAGCGGGTTCTGACAACCGTAGGGCCTGAGCAAGAATATTTTCTTGTGGATAAAAAATATTTTGATGAACGGCCGGACCTCTTGTTAACCGGCAGGACCCTTTTTGGTTCCATGCCTGCCAAGGGCCAGGAAATGGAGGATCACTACTTTGGGGCCATTAAAGAACGGGTTGCGGCCTTTATGCGGGAACTCAACATCGAACTCTGGAAAGTAGGGGTTCTTGCCAAAACCCAGCATAACGAGGTTGCCCCCAACCAGTTTGAGATTGCCCCTATTTTCAGCACCACCAACGTGGCGGTGGATGCGAACCAACTCGTGATGGAAACCATTAAGAAGGTTGCCCGCCGTCATGGGATGGAGGCCCTGCTTCACGAAAAGCCCTTTGCGGGGGTGAATGGGTCGGGAAAACACAACAACTGGTCCCTTGGAACCGATGACGGGATTAACCTATTGGATCCCGGGGAAAACCCCGAATCAAATGCCCGTTTCCTGTTGTTTGCTGCGGCGGTCATCGAAGCGGTGGATCGTTATGCGCTGCTCCTCCGCTCCAGTGCGGCCACGGCAGGGAATGACCATCGGCTTGGCGCGAATGAGGCTCCTCCTGCGATTATCTCTATTTATTTGGGGAATGCCCTTACCGAGATATTTGAAAATATAGCGGAAGGAAAACCTCTTACGGGTTCTTCGGTAAAAGGTAAGATAACCCTCGGGGTAACTTCCCTTCCGGCCCTTCCCCGGGATGTGTCGGACCGGAACCGAACGAGTCCCTTCGCCTTTACGGGAAATAAGTTCGAATTCCGCATGGTTGGTTCAAGCCAGTCCATCGCTACCCCCAACACGTACCTGAATGTGGCGGTTGCCCAGGTGCTTTCTGAATTTGCGGATAAGTTAGAAAAGGCCTCCGATAAACATGCGGCCATTCAGGAACTGGTGAAGGAGTCCTACAGTAAGCATCGAAGGGTGGTGTTTAACGGCAATGGGTACTCGGAAGAATGGGTCCGGGAAGCGGAACGCCGGGGACTTCCCAACGTGCGGGCCACGGTAGATGCCCTGCCAGTGCTTGTCCAGAAGGAAACGGTGGATCTCTTTGAGCGGCATAAGGTCCTTTCAAAGGAAGAATTAGAGAGCCGCTATCATATTTATCTGGAGCGCTATTCCAAGCAGATTAATATCGAAGCGGGCCTTATGGTGGAGATGTCCAAGCGGGCCATATTCCCTGCTGCAACCTCCTATGCGGCGGAACTTGCCCGGGATGCCGCATCCCTTGCGGCGCTCGGTGCGGTAAGTGCACCCCAGGAAAAGCGAGCAAAACGAATTGCTGAACTGGCTTCTGAATTATACGACGAAACGGAGAAACTTGAGAAAATTCTTGCGGAAGCCCAGGATATCAGTGACCCCTTTGCCCAGGCAAAGGCCTATCGGGAAAAGGTTTTTGTGCAGATGGCCAATGTTCGAAGTAAGGCCGATGCCCTTGAAAAGCTCGTGGCGAAGAGCGCCTGGCCCTATCCGAGTTATGAGGAACTGTTGTTTAAGCTATAA
- a CDS encoding P-II family nitrogen regulator, with translation MKLIIAYIQPHKLNEVKQELYKAEVYKMSVTNAMGCGQQKGYHESYRGVDIEVNLLKKVRIEIAVNDNFVKPTVEAIIKGARTGEIGDGKIFILPLEECIRIRTGETGSSAIG, from the coding sequence ATGAAATTAATCATTGCCTACATTCAGCCCCACAAGCTTAACGAGGTAAAGCAAGAGTTGTACAAGGCAGAGGTATACAAGATGTCGGTTACCAATGCCATGGGTTGTGGTCAGCAAAAGGGGTATCACGAAAGTTATCGAGGCGTAGATATTGAGGTGAACCTTCTTAAAAAGGTTCGTATTGAGATTGCGGTCAACGATAATTTTGTGAAACCCACGGTTGAGGCCATTATTAAGGGTGCCCGGACAGGAGAAATCGGGGATGGAAAGATTTTCATCCTTCCCCTGGAAGAATGTATCCGGATTCGAACGGGAGAGACCGGTTCTTCTGCAATTGGGTAG
- a CDS encoding ammonium transporter, producing MKKRAILFILFFVGVALGVFAEETVDSLTQAMDMIWLVLTGSLVFFMQAGFAMVETGLTRAKNATNILMKNLMDFCFGSVVFWMIGWGLMYGKDHLSGLIGFSDFFKGPMGDPKFYRDWFFQVVFAATSATIVSGAMAERTQFKSYLIYTVFISAFIYPVSGHWTWGGGWLSQMGFHDFAGSSVVHSVGGWAALMGAIMLGPRTGKYVRVNGKVSVKALPGHNLPLAALGVFILWFGWYGFNPGSTLSGVSADIARVAVTTTLAASAGAIAAMSFSWLWFKKPDASMTMNGALAGLVAITAPCAVVSPGAAVVIGLIAGVLVVLSVEFFDKVLHIDDPVGAVSVHMVNGVFGTLAVGIWGNVEGVAVGVLHGGGWHQLGVQALGVAAVGIWAGLMSLLLFWGIKKTVGLRVSVTEELMGLDLVEHKAEAYSGFQIFSNM from the coding sequence GTGAAAAAGCGTGCTATCCTGTTTATTCTGTTTTTCGTGGGTGTGGCGCTTGGGGTGTTTGCAGAAGAGACGGTGGACTCTTTAACCCAAGCGATGGACATGATCTGGCTGGTTCTTACGGGTTCCCTGGTATTCTTCATGCAGGCCGGCTTTGCTATGGTGGAAACCGGTCTTACCCGGGCGAAAAACGCCACCAACATCTTGATGAAAAACCTCATGGACTTCTGTTTTGGTTCGGTGGTTTTCTGGATGATCGGGTGGGGTCTCATGTATGGGAAAGATCATCTGTCGGGGCTTATCGGTTTTTCTGACTTTTTTAAAGGCCCCATGGGGGATCCTAAATTTTACCGGGATTGGTTTTTCCAGGTGGTTTTCGCTGCTACTTCAGCAACAATTGTTTCGGGGGCTATGGCAGAGCGAACCCAGTTTAAGTCTTACTTGATTTATACGGTGTTTATTTCTGCCTTTATTTATCCCGTGTCTGGTCACTGGACCTGGGGTGGGGGATGGCTCTCTCAAATGGGGTTCCATGATTTTGCGGGATCCTCCGTGGTCCATTCAGTAGGTGGCTGGGCAGCTCTAATGGGAGCGATTATGCTTGGGCCTCGTACGGGTAAATATGTCCGGGTAAACGGGAAGGTGAGCGTAAAGGCCTTACCAGGCCATAATCTTCCCCTCGCAGCCCTCGGCGTATTCATTCTCTGGTTTGGGTGGTATGGTTTTAACCCCGGTTCCACCCTTTCGGGGGTCAGTGCCGATATTGCTCGAGTGGCGGTTACCACCACCCTCGCAGCCAGTGCGGGTGCGATCGCGGCTATGAGTTTTTCCTGGTTGTGGTTCAAGAAGCCCGATGCATCCATGACCATGAACGGTGCCCTCGCAGGATTGGTGGCGATTACAGCCCCCTGTGCGGTGGTAAGCCCTGGGGCCGCTGTGGTAATAGGTCTTATTGCAGGAGTATTGGTTGTTCTATCGGTAGAGTTTTTTGATAAGGTGCTCCATATTGACGATCCGGTGGGTGCTGTATCGGTCCACATGGTGAACGGTGTCTTTGGAACCCTCGCCGTTGGGATCTGGGGGAACGTGGAAGGTGTGGCTGTTGGCGTACTGCACGGTGGTGGCTGGCATCAGCTCGGTGTTCAGGCCCTGGGTGTTGCGGCGGTTGGTATATGGGCCGGTCTTATGAGTCTCCTCCTCTTCTGGGGTATTAAGAAAACCGTGGGATTGCGGGTTTCGGTGACCGAAGAGCTTATGGGGCTTGACCTGGTAGAGCACAAAGCAGAGGCCTATTCGGGCTTCCAGATCTTCAGTAACATGTAA
- a CDS encoding sigma 54-interacting transcriptional regulator has protein sequence MENQSFKALPTELETLRILFDLARVMDKQVELRGALTQVLSMIDVRLGLNRGMVTLLDRKSGLLVIEEALGFTPEEKERGRYRLGEGLVGTVFETACKIVVPDLAQESRFLNRAGHRSKEDLKGVTYYCVPIKSKDEVMGTLSAERRIGFSNKEEWMAFDVSFLEQVASLVADSAKLRERIQEEQFHLHQFLMTLPQEAGIQKAELTVAPGSLLIGTSRFMQELYSLIQQVAPTDATVLITGESGTGKELVAQELFRLSRRRDKPFVKVNCAALPESIIESELFGHEKGAFTGAISQRKGRFELAQGGTIFLDEIGELSPQVQVKLLRVLQEREIERVGGERPIPIDVRLIAATNRRLEEEVRTGRFREDLFYRLNVFPIHVPPLRERKSDIILLADHFAEKYAVKHGKLIKRISSPALDLLSSYHWPGNVRELENCIERAVILSTDGVIHAYHLPPSLQSAQSTNTEPTSTLEAALSRLEKEMIVEALKITQGNMSEAARRLGITERQMGLRVHHYGINWRLYRNPKNL, from the coding sequence ATGGAAAACCAATCTTTTAAGGCTCTTCCCACCGAATTAGAAACTCTGCGCATCCTTTTTGACCTTGCCCGGGTGATGGATAAACAGGTAGAACTGCGGGGTGCCCTTACCCAGGTTCTTTCAATGATAGATGTGCGACTTGGTCTTAATCGAGGCATGGTAACCCTTTTGGATCGAAAATCGGGTCTCCTGGTGATAGAAGAGGCCCTCGGGTTCACCCCGGAGGAAAAAGAACGGGGAAGGTATCGGCTCGGTGAGGGCCTTGTGGGAACGGTGTTTGAAACGGCCTGTAAGATCGTGGTTCCCGACCTGGCCCAGGAAAGTCGTTTTTTGAATCGGGCGGGACATCGTTCCAAGGAAGATCTTAAGGGCGTTACCTACTATTGTGTTCCTATTAAATCGAAGGATGAAGTGATGGGAACCTTGAGTGCCGAGCGGCGCATCGGTTTTTCTAATAAAGAGGAATGGATGGCCTTTGATGTTTCCTTTTTGGAGCAGGTGGCTTCCCTGGTGGCTGATTCGGCTAAGTTACGGGAACGTATCCAGGAAGAGCAGTTTCATCTTCATCAATTTTTGATGACCCTTCCTCAAGAAGCAGGGATACAGAAGGCCGAACTTACGGTTGCTCCAGGGTCTCTTCTCATTGGGACCAGTCGTTTCATGCAAGAACTGTACAGCCTTATTCAGCAGGTGGCCCCTACCGATGCGACGGTTCTTATTACGGGGGAAAGTGGAACGGGTAAAGAACTGGTGGCTCAGGAGTTATTCCGGCTTTCCCGTCGACGGGATAAACCGTTTGTTAAAGTGAATTGTGCGGCCCTGCCTGAATCGATTATCGAAAGCGAACTTTTTGGCCATGAAAAAGGGGCTTTTACCGGGGCTATTTCTCAACGTAAAGGTCGTTTTGAGCTTGCCCAGGGAGGGACCATTTTCCTTGATGAAATTGGAGAACTCAGTCCCCAGGTTCAGGTAAAGTTGCTACGGGTGCTCCAGGAACGGGAGATTGAGCGAGTAGGGGGAGAACGACCGATCCCTATTGATGTACGACTGATTGCTGCCACAAACCGCCGTCTAGAAGAAGAGGTGCGTACCGGTCGTTTTCGGGAAGATCTCTTTTATCGGCTAAATGTTTTCCCTATCCATGTGCCTCCTCTGCGGGAACGGAAAAGTGATATTATTCTGCTGGCAGATCATTTTGCCGAAAAGTATGCCGTAAAGCATGGGAAGCTTATTAAACGAATCAGTAGCCCCGCTCTGGACCTTCTTTCTTCGTATCATTGGCCAGGGAACGTGCGGGAGTTAGAGAATTGTATCGAACGGGCGGTCATCCTTTCTACTGACGGGGTGATTCATGCCTACCACTTGCCACCGAGTTTGCAATCGGCCCAATCGACCAATACCGAGCCCACCTCTACCCTGGAAGCGGCCCTTTCTCGTCTTGAAAAAGAGATGATTGTGGAGGCCCTCAAGATAACCCAGGGAAACATGTCGGAAGCGGCCCGTCGCCTGGGAATCACCGAGCGCCAGATGGGTCTCAGGGTTCATCATTATGGGATAAACTGGCGCCTCTATCGGAATCCCAAAAATTTGTAA
- a CDS encoding carbon starvation protein A → MSTLIALIALAIYFLFYFVYGKTIQGRILKSQEAPDAPSRRLQDGVDYVPTSKYVLFGHHFASIAGAGPITGPAMAVAWGWLPGLLWIWFGNIFIGAIHDYLSLVASVRYDGRSVQFVAQDMVGKRAGKAFGWFILFLCILVVAAFGDIVAGQFANDGRVFSAFFFFCVAAIITGFIMYKSPLGIAGGSIIGALLIILAFIGGNYLPISASKDVWFLVIFIYIVIASALPVNLLLQPRDYLNSFLLYFGLLIGGIAALLSFGAFDSLPIVTTFSAKVIEGAKGTGAVPSPFWPTVPLVIACGALSGFHSLVASGTSSKQLAAEKDALFVGYGAMLTEGFLSTIVIIAIATFGIEAMGAADKVLATAPLNRFVLSYSKMVSSTLPFFTDSFMKLFAAVWVSSFALTTLDTTNRLGRYLVQEMVIPLKDKNQGIYQIFSNKWVASVIIAFIGIFLARSGGYTTLWPAFSGANQLIASIVMLTMAVWVKYKINKHYTNVVLFPALFLWLTVTAGLIWYEIVIVPTFFKDMAKTQMVITGSVVGLINLIMLILNVVMIVSFYKQFKQETANR, encoded by the coding sequence ATGAGTACTCTTATTGCACTAATCGCCCTGGCGATTTATTTTCTTTTCTACTTTGTATATGGGAAGACCATCCAGGGTCGGATTCTCAAGTCTCAGGAAGCACCGGATGCCCCTTCTCGGCGGCTCCAGGATGGGGTAGACTATGTTCCCACCAGCAAGTACGTGTTGTTTGGACACCATTTTGCTTCTATCGCAGGGGCAGGTCCTATTACGGGTCCTGCTATGGCGGTAGCCTGGGGATGGTTACCAGGATTACTGTGGATCTGGTTTGGTAACATATTCATTGGGGCCATTCATGATTATCTTTCCCTGGTGGCTTCCGTTCGGTACGATGGCCGATCGGTCCAGTTTGTTGCCCAGGATATGGTAGGTAAGCGGGCTGGAAAAGCCTTTGGCTGGTTTATCCTCTTTCTGTGTATCCTGGTCGTAGCCGCCTTTGGTGATATTGTGGCAGGCCAATTTGCAAATGATGGCCGGGTATTCAGTGCCTTTTTCTTCTTCTGTGTGGCGGCCATTATCACCGGCTTTATTATGTATAAATCACCCCTAGGGATAGCGGGGGGATCTATTATTGGAGCCCTTCTTATCATTCTTGCCTTTATAGGGGGCAACTACTTACCAATAAGCGCTTCAAAAGATGTATGGTTCCTCGTCATATTCATATACATCGTCATAGCATCGGCCTTACCGGTAAATCTGTTATTACAGCCCCGGGACTATTTAAACAGCTTTCTGCTCTACTTTGGCCTTCTTATCGGCGGGATAGCGGCACTCTTGAGTTTTGGGGCCTTCGATTCCCTGCCGATAGTCACGACTTTCTCTGCAAAAGTAATTGAGGGCGCCAAAGGAACGGGGGCAGTGCCCTCGCCGTTCTGGCCCACCGTCCCCCTGGTGATTGCCTGCGGAGCCCTTTCAGGCTTCCATTCCCTCGTTGCATCGGGAACCAGTTCTAAACAGCTTGCCGCAGAAAAGGACGCTCTTTTTGTAGGATATGGGGCCATGCTTACCGAGGGCTTCCTTTCCACCATCGTCATTATCGCTATTGCCACCTTTGGAATTGAAGCCATGGGTGCGGCCGATAAGGTATTAGCCACAGCGCCGCTAAACCGTTTTGTCCTTTCCTATAGTAAAATGGTAAGTAGTACCTTACCCTTCTTTACCGATTCCTTTATGAAACTTTTTGCCGCCGTTTGGGTAAGCTCCTTTGCGCTTACTACCCTGGATACCACGAATCGCTTAGGCCGCTACCTTGTTCAGGAGATGGTGATCCCCTTAAAAGACAAAAACCAGGGGATATACCAGATTTTCTCTAACAAATGGGTGGCTTCGGTAATCATTGCCTTTATTGGTATCTTCCTCGCCCGCTCGGGAGGGTATACCACCCTGTGGCCTGCTTTCTCCGGGGCTAACCAACTGATAGCCTCAATCGTCATGCTTACCATGGCGGTCTGGGTAAAGTATAAGATTAACAAGCACTATACCAATGTGGTTCTTTTCCCGGCCCTCTTCTTATGGCTTACCGTAACCGCCGGTCTCATCTGGTATGAGATAGTTATAGTTCCCACCTTCTTTAAAGATATGGCAAAAACTCAGATGGTCATTACCGGAAGTGTGGTAGGCCTTATCAATCTTATCATGCTCATTCTGAATGTGGTGATGATCGTAAGTTTCTACAAACAATTCAAACAAGAAACAGCCAATAGATAG
- a CDS encoding ArsA family ATPase: protein MLPVVFFLGKGGVGKTTLACASAYRFASHGKRVLLCSLDPAHNVGDLFHTPLTNKPRRIRENLEGIEVDLKEWIRTYLEQSKAEIQETYRYVSVLNLEKYLDIMNYAPGTEEYAVLWAIEHLYTTYKESHDCLIFDTPPTALTLRFLAMPALTNLWIQELSRLRATLLEKRRTLLKLNPEAAVLGGTIKKEEDPLYGKLQNMQRRLKTLQELFSQHSYISVVLNPDELSLAETLRINEELKKLKIPIASLCYNKVLTENNTNLKIQKTLGNIPLFTFNYVEGGILALDDLAKIEISPLIQHIRSYA, encoded by the coding sequence ATGCTTCCCGTCGTTTTTTTCCTCGGTAAAGGCGGGGTAGGTAAAACAACCCTTGCCTGTGCAAGCGCCTACCGCTTTGCAAGTCATGGCAAACGGGTGCTTCTGTGTTCCCTCGATCCAGCCCACAATGTGGGGGACCTTTTTCATACCCCTCTCACCAACAAGCCCCGCCGTATACGAGAAAATCTTGAAGGCATAGAAGTGGATCTTAAAGAATGGATACGGACCTACCTCGAACAAAGCAAGGCGGAAATTCAAGAGACCTATCGGTATGTCTCCGTATTGAATCTCGAAAAATACCTGGATATCATGAACTATGCACCGGGAACCGAGGAGTATGCCGTTTTGTGGGCCATTGAACACCTTTATACCACCTACAAGGAGAGCCATGACTGTCTTATTTTTGACACCCCTCCAACGGCGCTGACCCTCCGTTTTTTAGCCATGCCGGCCTTAACTAACCTGTGGATACAGGAACTTTCCCGCTTGCGGGCCACTCTCCTGGAAAAACGGCGAACCCTTTTGAAACTTAATCCTGAGGCTGCCGTCTTAGGAGGTACCATAAAAAAAGAAGAGGATCCTCTTTACGGGAAATTGCAAAACATGCAGCGCCGGCTTAAGACCCTGCAGGAACTTTTTTCTCAGCACAGTTATATCTCAGTCGTTCTGAACCCTGATGAGCTGAGTCTTGCCGAAACCCTCCGGATTAACGAGGAACTGAAGAAACTCAAGATACCCATCGCGAGCCTTTGTTATAATAAGGTGTTAACAGAAAACAACACAAATCTGAAGATTCAGAAAACCCTGGGAAATATCCCCTTATTTACCTTTAACTATGTTGAAGGGGGTATCCTGGCGTTAGATGATCTCGCTAAAATCGAGATATCTCCTCTTATACAACACATTCGGAGCTATGCATGA
- a CDS encoding tetratricopeptide repeat protein, with protein sequence MRQAGTRATQKYALPHKEKGCLLFYSMIASVSLFILVNGCTSVPPSVSAEDSYSLGVFYFEKKNYPEAARWFSYARRDEKTMAAAVYYLGRIAFEQGRYDEAAQFFKELLNRDSDNTMVLQALAFSYLKGGRYQEAIQTYQRIITLLPAHRESFYNYALLLYTTGSYEAARQVMLTISEMGEPSSPNRNEILLRARIERALQHPEALEFYQNYLAASEEPRVLFEFASCLTEQQFYGRAAELYNRIIKEKIYEKIGESLGNIYLLQGKNLLLADSASQEGALAIQKALQEGIPLSTIQETLGPLSRLPIVQKVLQGNP encoded by the coding sequence ATGAGGCAGGCCGGTACCAGGGCAACACAAAAGTATGCTCTCCCCCACAAAGAAAAGGGCTGCCTCCTGTTTTATAGCATGATAGCCAGCGTTTCCCTGTTCATCCTGGTGAATGGCTGCACCTCTGTTCCTCCCTCGGTGAGCGCAGAGGATAGTTATTCCCTCGGGGTTTTTTATTTTGAAAAGAAAAACTACCCTGAAGCGGCCCGCTGGTTTTCCTATGCCCGACGGGATGAAAAAACTATGGCCGCTGCGGTCTACTATTTGGGGCGTATCGCCTTTGAACAAGGTCGATATGATGAGGCCGCCCAGTTTTTTAAAGAACTGCTTAACCGGGATAGCGACAATACCATGGTCCTTCAGGCCCTGGCTTTTTCCTACCTCAAAGGGGGGCGGTATCAAGAAGCGATACAGACCTACCAGAGGATTATAACCTTATTGCCGGCTCACCGAGAAAGTTTCTATAATTATGCCCTCCTGTTGTATACCACCGGTTCCTACGAAGCGGCCCGGCAGGTGATGCTTACTATTTCTGAAATGGGAGAGCCTTCTTCCCCTAACCGCAATGAGATTCTGCTCCGGGCCCGTATCGAACGGGCCTTGCAGCATCCTGAGGCCCTTGAGTTCTATCAAAATTATCTGGCCGCTTCTGAGGAGCCGCGGGTTCTTTTTGAATTTGCCTCCTGTCTCACGGAACAGCAATTCTACGGCCGGGCGGCGGAGCTATATAACCGGATTATCAAAGAAAAAATCTATGAGAAAATTGGTGAGTCTCTGGGGAATATTTACCTTTTGCAGGGGAAGAATCTCTTACTTGCCGATTCTGCTTCCCAGGAAGGGGCCCTCGCAATACAAAAGGCCCTGCAAGAAGGAATCCCCCTCAGTACTATTCAGGAAACTCTGGGGCCTTTATCTCGCCTACCCATCGTTCAAAAGGTGTTGCAGGGGAATCCCTAG